GTGGCCTCGGGGTCGAGGTCGGCTGTCGAGAGGAGCTGCTGGACGGCCCACTCGAAGTGGCTGCCCGGCATCCAGGCCGCGACCTTGTCGGAGGCGAGATCGTCGTGCTTGAGGGCCGAGCCTGTCCCCTCCTGCCACAGGTTGAAGCCACTATCCTGCAGGTCCACCCACTGGTCCTCTTTGAGGTTCTCACAGCCCGCCGGGGGCGGGGACTCGGCGCGATCCAGCTCGACCGTACGCAGCCCGAAGGCCTCCACCGGCCTGCCCTCGGAGAGCTTGGCGATGCTGCCGCCCTTGCACAGCTCCATGAAGGTCTGGTGGTTGCCCACGTAGTCGGCGGGGCCCGGCCAGGGGACCTTCTGCTTGCGGGCCAGGGCCTTGAACTCGAACCACCGGGTGCCCCAGACATAGCGCAGCGGCAAGCGGGCGACCTGCACGCGGTTGAGCAGCACCGGGTCGTCCTTCACGGCGGCCTCGGCGTCGTTGAAGAGCTTCTCGGCCTGCGACATCACCTCGAAGCTCAGGTAGGCCGAGGTGGGCGGCACCCAGATGGCCAGATAGGTCTTGGTCTTCTCCACGCTGTCGTGCAGGATGGTGAGGTACTGGCGGATCGGCGGGGCGGCCGGGCCAAAGTAGCCGTCCAGGAACTCGTCAATGAGCTTGCGGTCGTCCAGGCGCGGGTTCCACAGCAGCTTGGCCAGGACCCAGGCCTTCAGCTCGGCCATCTCGGCGCCGTACGACTGGTAGGCCCCCTGCTCGAACAGCCCCTTCACGCCGTTATCCACAAAGAAGCGCACATTCGGCCCCAGCACCCGCTGGTTGGGGAAGGGCATGATGTAGTGGCCGAAGTTGGTCGTGTAGTCCCAGATGTACAGCCGGTTGCAGATCTTGTTCCAGCCACGGATGTCGTCGGCGAAGGTCCGGTTGGTCTCGCCCGTCAGCGGCTCGGCGAAGTTGCACTCGATGCTGCACAGGCGAATGATGACATTCGGCAGCGGCTTGACGTGCAGCGGCGGCTTGCGGGTATACGAGTAGGCCAGGGTGTCAATGGCGACGTTCGGGTACTGCTTGGCGACTTCGGCCGCCACGGTGTTGACCAGGTGCAGCAGCGGCCCTGAGGGCGAGCCCTCATATTCCTCCAGCTTCTTGCACTCCGGGCACAGGCAGTGGAGGTCCACATCGTTCTGCGACACCGAGACGATGCCGGCGGTTGGGTTCTTGGCTATCCACGCCAGCACCCGCTCGGTGACGATGCGCTTGACGTCGGGGTTGGTGACACAGAGCTGGCAATAGGGATGCTCGGCAACGATGCGCTTGCCGTCGCGCTCGCTGTAGTACTCCGGGTGGTCCTTGGCGAACTCCCGGGGCGGCATCAACGGATCGAAGGTGTGCACGAAGGACGCGCCGGCATAGGTGAGCTTGCCGCCACGGGCGGCGTCCAGGCGGAAGTGGTGGCCGTTGCACTTGTTGCGCACGGCGAAGTCCCCGTCGAAGGCGTCGTACCAGAATGATTCCCGGTACTCCAGGGGCGGGATGTAGCGGACGTGCTGCTCGGGCACGGTCAGGTCGGGCTTGTGGGGGATGGTGCTGGCCTTCGACGACCACCAGTGGCAGCCGACCACATCCTCGAGGAAGGTGTAGACGGCGTAGAGGGTCCCACGCGGCTCGTCGCCGGCGAAGATGAGATTGAGCCCCGAGGTCTCGATGACGATGCCGTCGGGCCTAAGCTGATCGAGCTTGAGGCCGGGGGCCAGCATCTGCTGCACCTTGCCCCGTCCCACGCACAGCACCTTGCCGCGCGGCAGCTCGGCGGTCACGAGCACGCGGAACTCCGCCCCGGTGACTTGCTGCAGGAAGCTCGCCAGCTCGTTGGCGGCGTGCTGGGTCGGTGACTCCTGCGGCTTGCCCTCGGCATCCGGGGGCAGGACGGCCGAGGGATCAATCACGATGGTGTAGGTGGTCTTGCCGCCTGCGGCCAGGTACAGGTCCACGGCGTGCGCCGGGCATACCGCCAGCGCGGCAGTCAGCAGGAGGAACGCGGCGAGCGGGCGAATCATTGGCAACACACTCCCTTCAGGGATGCGGTAGAGATTCCACCACCTGAGCCGGGGTTCCTCCATGCGCACCCTGTTCTGTCTGCTCGCCATGTGCGCCCTGTCCGCCGCGCTGGCCCTGCAAGCCGACCTCGTCCGCGACGGCGCGGGCCGAGTGACGCAGGCCACGGTGGAGACGCAGGCTTACCGGCTCCTACTGGACGTGGGCAAGGGCGCGCGGGTCATGTCGCTGTTCGACAAGGCCGCGCAGGTGGAGCTGGTCCAGAAGGACGCCTCGGGCCTGGGGGGCCTGCTTGAGGACCGGCCCATCTTCAGCGACAGCCTGTACCTGTGTACCGCGACCCGAAACACGCCCCAGGAGCTGGTGTTACGCTGCACGGTCAGCAAGGACGGCGTCAGCCTCGTGAAGACCTTCACCTTTACCGAGGGGCGGCCCAGCTTCGGCGTGCGCTATGAGATCGAGAACGCCACGCAGCTTCCCTTCAAGCTGTGGGTGCGCAACTTCGCCAACCCCGGCGGCGGACCGCTGACGGAAGCCGACCACTTCTT
This window of the bacterium genome carries:
- a CDS encoding DUF4838 domain-containing protein, with product MIRPLAAFLLLTAALAVCPAHAVDLYLAAGGKTTYTIVIDPSAVLPPDAEGKPQESPTQHAANELASFLQQVTGAEFRVLVTAELPRGKVLCVGRGKVQQMLAPGLKLDQLRPDGIVIETSGLNLIFAGDEPRGTLYAVYTFLEDVVGCHWWSSKASTIPHKPDLTVPEQHVRYIPPLEYRESFWYDAFDGDFAVRNKCNGHHFRLDAARGGKLTYAGASFVHTFDPLMPPREFAKDHPEYYSERDGKRIVAEHPYCQLCVTNPDVKRIVTERVLAWIAKNPTAGIVSVSQNDVDLHCLCPECKKLEEYEGSPSGPLLHLVNTVAAEVAKQYPNVAIDTLAYSYTRKPPLHVKPLPNVIIRLCSIECNFAEPLTGETNRTFADDIRGWNKICNRLYIWDYTTNFGHYIMPFPNQRVLGPNVRFFVDNGVKGLFEQGAYQSYGAEMAELKAWVLAKLLWNPRLDDRKLIDEFLDGYFGPAAPPIRQYLTILHDSVEKTKTYLAIWVPPTSAYLSFEVMSQAEKLFNDAEAAVKDDPVLLNRVQVARLPLRYVWGTRWFEFKALARKQKVPWPGPADYVGNHQTFMELCKGGSIAKLSEGRPVEAFGLRTVELDRAESPPPAGCENLKEDQWVDLQDSGFNLWQEGTGSALKHDDLASDKVAAWMPGSHFEWAVQQLLSTADLDPEATYDVYVSVRCEKAGDVGLGFTAGIYDVKNKTGLAHLGRECKDIASDKYETYKIGTTKLHDQVYLWAAPPKNPDNMKAVWVDRFWLVKQ